The Coccidioides posadasii str. Silveira chromosome 3, complete sequence genome contains a region encoding:
- a CDS encoding uncharacterized protein (EggNog:ENOG410PRI8~COG:I) — protein sequence MEAENTTFPDLHIVEPQAPHTHTAIFLHGRGSNGPEFTEDLFSSKTSGGQDLPSLFPSWRWVFPSSGSRWNATFMEHQSAWFDIASLADTNRRQDLQIQGLKESSQYVLGVIEREIELLGGRSDNIIFGGLSQGMATALWTLLCSPGRVKGRIGAFVGCCGWIPFTLHIDQAIQLYRSKYASELGTSMCLIMPAFLLGTTGCPPFDSKPEEVKAVLSTPVLLLHGTDDAVVDISLGQQACQLLKEMGMDVKFYEYSRAENEGHWIKEPDGFDQIAAFLESKTS from the coding sequence ATGGAAGCCGAAAACACGACATTCCCCGACCTGCATATTGTTGAGCCCCAAGCTCCACACACGCATACTGCTATCTTCCTGCACGGCCGGGGGAGTAATGGACCGGAGTTCACTGAAGACCTTTTCTCCTCTAAAACATCTGGAGGGCAGGATCTTCCATCCCTGTTTCCTAGCTGGCGATGGGTCTTTCCATCCTCCGGTAGTCGCTGGAACGCTACCTTTATGGAACATCAATCCGCATGGTTTGACATAGCTTCATTGGCCGATACCAATAGGCGACAGGATCTTCAAATACAAGGCTTGAAAGAATCTAGCCAATATGTCCTAGGCGTTATTGAGCGGGAAATCGAGTTGTTAGGCGGCAGGTCGGACAATATTATCTTTGGTGGGTTGAGCCAGGGAATGGCTACCGCATTGTGGACGCTACTTTGTTCCCCCGGGCGCGTCAAGGGAAGGATTGGCGCATTCGTAGGATGTTGCGGGTGGATACCTTTCACTCTGCATATCGACCAGGCAATTCAGCTTTATCGATCGAAGTATGCCTCTGAGCTCGGGACATCCATGTGCCTAATAATGCCTGCCTTTCTCCTTGGAACAACGGGGTGCCCTCCATTCGACTCAAAGCCCGAGGAGGTAAAGGCTGTGCTGTCTACGCCTGTACTATTGCTCCACGGGACCGACGATGCTGTTGTGGATATTTCTCTGGGACAACAGGCGTGTCAGCTTTTAAAGGAGATGGGGATGGATGTGAAATTTTACGAATATTCCAGGGCTGAAAATGAAGGACACTGGATTAAAGAGCCTGATGGCTTTGACCAAATTGCTGCTTTTTTGGAAAGTAAGACAAGCTAA